GTTACCGTGATTGCCTAAAGTCTAGACTACGTGCCAAAAGctctttttctctaaaatagcTTTTCTCCCAAAAGCGAGAAACGACAAGAACGAATTACTCTGAGGAGCACGAGACACAAACACTGgatctcattccactccctacAATGTACATGGATGATCATCATCCTCtaagtttaaacttaaacttaattttcaaaatcccAAATATGAAACCATATACACGCTATATGCCTAATTAATCTCTCGCCAACCCAAGGCAGCGCTTAGGCACTGGTTTAGACTGCTTTGTTCTACCATCAAAACTACGGGAGCAGCATGACTTGCGTTACCACGTTAGGCAAGCCTTTAGGCTACTTGCCTAACAGCCTATAACGAACTTCAAGCGATTCCCCAGCTCTCACCTTTTAGCCCTTTGAGCGTTTTAAGCATTATAAAATACATGGCTTAGTGCGCTCTAGTCTGAACCTCCACGCATTCACATTTTATGAGTGTGATACTTCCTGACTAAAAGATTATTAGTCAAATCTCCCTGAACACACGTTTCAACTGTTAGTACATACCAAAAAGATCCCAAACTAGTACCTATTGGGATTGAAACCAAGTGGAAGAGGGAGTCGGCTGGAGGGACGCTGTGGAGACGTGTAAACGGGATCGGCACGTGCGTGGTGCCGGCGGCCGTCCACGAGGCCGGCGGCTTTTTGGGGCGTCGTGGTGGTAGAGGGAAGGAGAGCCGGTAGGAGAGAAGGAAGAGCCGGTATTTAGAGCCCCCCTCGAAGTCTTGTGGAAACCTTCGGAAGGGTACCGGCTCTAGGTAGAGGACGTAgtagcggcggccggcggcggcagGGACGGCGGGGGCtcgcggcggtggtggcgggaCCGGTTAACGCCGGTCTAGACTTGTCTAGACCGGCCCCAACACCCTAGAGAAAGGGGAGTACGGCACCGGCGAGTTCTACCATTCGTGGTGGAAGGAACTTGGGGGGCCGCAGCAGTGGCGGCCGGGAGCGGCCAGGGCACCCGGCGGCTGCGGCAAAACGAGGGACGCCGGTGGGAGCCAGTCGGGTCTGGCTCGTGCCCATCCGAGCTCTGGTCGCGCGGCGGCGGTGAGGTCTAGCCGGCGCGGCAGTAGAGAGTCGGAGGCCGCTGGAGGCCGATGGAGGGCGCGCGGAGGGGCGGCAGGGGCacgcggcggccggcggcgagaAGATGAGACGTCGGCGGGTCTTGAACACGCCCGGCTCCGGCTCGGTGGAGCCGGTGGCGTGCTGCGGCGGCGGGTAATAGCGCTCAAGTTGGAGGAGGAGCTGGAGGCCGCTGCTTGGTAGCGGCGGGGCCCGAGGAGGCCGGCGGCGAAGTGGCGGCCGCGGGAACTTGGGCTCTCCTTGAACCGCCTGAACTAGAGGCGGCGGCACGTTGGCCGGTGGAAGGCGGCGGCCGGTCGCCCACGGGGTCTGGGGTGGTTGGCCGGCGTGGGAGGGGACCGGCCTGGCGGGCGGCAGGCCGGCGGCCGCTAGTTGGGATCGAGGTGATGGATCCATTCCGACATAACTACAATTGTCGTGATATAAAACCCTAAGGCCAGCGGAAAGGCCGCTAGGCTTCCGTGGGACTACTGTCATCTTCACTCGTGCTAGTAGCAATGAGGCACGACTCGTAGCACGAGTGGAGGCAGCCCCAGTAGCCAACGGGCCAAACGCACAATCTTCGCTTAATCCGCAACACGCGCGACAAAGTGGCTTAAAGCGTAGCGAGTATGCAAAGGGTGTCACCGGCTAAAACGAAGCTTTCCACTCGTGCCAGAGGCCGTGCGGCTCTGGATAGTCGCCCACGGAGCCGAAGTGACTAAGTAAAGACCAAACACGTCTGCCTGGTATTTTCGCGGCTTTAGCGTACTTTATTACGCTAAAGCCCATTAGCCCTCCCGAAAATACATAAAACCCAACAACGCCGACGACAACCGTCGTACCCACTCATCACCCATTGGAGACCTGACTAACAGGTTCCGGGGTTCGGGAATGCCTCTGGCATTTCACTAAAGGCTACGCAAAGAGCCGCTTTAGGCAGCTGCCTTGCGCCCAAGCCAAGCCTTAATAAGGCTGCCACGAAGCACTCGATAACACATCAGCGGCTCGGAACAAACGACCAGTGAACGCAGTAAAGCTCTCAAGTCTTTACTGCTCACTCGCTGCCACCCAAGGCCACAGCTTTAACTGTGAAGGTCCTTGGGCCTAGGGTTGTTAATAGGTGGTTATCAACAAACCAACACATAGGAACACAAACGGTCAACAGACCGATTACTCGAAGCCAAGCCCAGGCTGATCCACTCCTCCCTCCACTGAAAATGCAACTACATCTACACCTAGAATTGTACCTCCTATTGACCATAACATGATCAACTACCATTGTTTAAACCGAATTCTTAGTACCCTATCTGACAAATTGTATGACATATACTATAGTGCTAAAACAGATAGGGAACTTTAGACATCCTTAGAAAATAAGTATGGTCAAGTTGATCCTACCCAGAAGAGATACCATGCGTcagatctaattaaatttaagttggtAGATAATAAGTCCATGTCTGACAAACTTCATGATTTTGAGCATATAGTTGAGCAGTTTAGATCTAGTGGTATAGATCTTCATGAGAGTTTCTTAGTTGCCGCCCTTATAGATAATAGTGGTATAGATCTAGTGGTATAGATTTTGAGCATATAGTTGAGCAGTTTAGATCTAGTGGTATAGATCTTGATGAGAGCTTCATGACATAATAGTTTAGATCTAGTCGAACCCTACAAACGATCTTAACCACAATCAGAGAGAGCTATCTTTGAATTATGTCCTAAGATCCATAGGATAGAAGAGTCGAACAGAGTTAGGGATAAGAAGCCCAGTGAACCTACAATCCAAGCCAACCTAGTAGAGATCCAAAAAATAAGGATAGAAATTTTCATCCTCATAGGAACATTAAGAAGAAGTCTTTCCACCCTAGAAAGTTCAACCCAAATTTAAAGAAATCTAAACctgaggaaagtggaggcaacTCTGGTTGCTTTGTGTATGGAAAGACGAACCATTTTGCGAAGGATTGCTACTTCCGCAAGACTCGACCTTCCATACCAAAACAAAATAAGGAAGCTCCACCGAAGCGCCAGATGAATACGCTGACTGCTGGGTCTGACCCTTCTTACTCCACTATCAGGTTTGGATCTAGTTTACCTAATATTAACCTTGCCTATAGTTCTTCTGATTGGTTGATTGATACTTGAGCTAATGTTCATGCATGTTCTGATCGTTCGTGATTTTCCACCTATCAGGACTTATGTGGAGGATAGATGAACATGGGGAATGCCGCCTCTTCTCACGTGCTAGGGACAGGTCGAGTGGACTTGAAGCTAACCTCCGGGAAGACCCTAACCTTGCACGAAGCCCACCATATTCCAAACCTTAGGAAGAATTTGATTAGTGGTTCTCTTTTAGTTCAGCAGGGTTTTAAGTTAGTTTTTTGAATGTAATAGGGTAGTTACAACAAAATGAGTGAATTCTATAGGTAAGAAATTTTTGAGTgatgatttatttaaattatttgtatcTTCTCCTTCTATTAATGAAAGTGCTCTTATTATGAATATTATTTCTCCTAATATTTGGCATAAAAGATTGAAACATGTGAATTTTAATactatcaaaagattgatgtatcttgatttgattcctaaatttgATTTACCTGATCTTAGACGTGAAATATGTGTGCAAGCTTAGGAGCGTAGGAAACCATTTAAATCTGTAGATAGAGATTGTGATCTTTTAGAACTAGTGCACAGTGATGTTTGTGATGGAAGTAGATCTAGTAGTggtggaaataaatattttgtgacaTTTATAGATGATCATTCAAAGTATTGTTATATTTATTTGATCAAATCTAAAGATGAGGCTTTAAGTAGATTCAACATTTATAAGACTGAAGTtaaaaatcaattaaataagaaaatcaagATTTTGAGGTCTGATAGAGGTGGTGAATATACTTCAAATGAGATGACTGCATTCTATCAAGAGTTTGGAATTGAGAATCAAGTGACTGCTCCTTACACACCTTAATCTAATGAAGTTGCTGAACGTAAGAATAGAACTTTGATagatgtgagaccccagatagtcctatatatgagatataatagggctaaacttttaacccggcttaagcattttgggtggtggcaaggcccaagaggttaagagagttaagcgtgctaggacgggagtagtcctaggatgggtgaccccctgggaagttggggcgtcacagatggtatcagagccaattaccagccggaagtgtgagatgagtctcggctgagccagggtctggatgacgggctagcgagatgagtctcacatcgcctggtacttgtgagtctgagcctgacgaggacgtcagggcttaaaggaggggagattgtgagaccccagatagtcctatatatgagatataatagggctaaactcttaacccggcttaagcattttgggtggtggcaaggcccaagaggttaagagagttaagcgtgctaggacgggagtagtcctaggatgggtgaccccctgggaagttggggcgtcacaatagATATGATGAACTCGATGATTATTAGTTCAAATACACCCGAGAACTtgtggggggtggggggggagCTTTGATTTCTGCAtgtatgattttaaatttaatttttcacaaGAATTCTAATATGTCTCCCTATGAGCTTTGCAAAGGTAGGAAGCCTAatctgaattattttaaagtgtggAGGTGTCTAGCTAAAGTGAACATACCTgagaataagaagagaaagattAGACCTTAGACTGTGGATATAGTTTTTGTGGGTTATGCACAGGATAGCAATGAAAATAGATTTTTGGTGATGAATTATGAAATTAGTGAGATTTCTAACAATACTATTAGTGAAGCTAGAGGTGTACTATACTTTGAGAATGTTTTTCCTTTAGGATTATAGTAGATAGACCTATTCAAGCTGAATCTATAGGTAGCTCTAGCAGACTTAGAATAAGTGAACCTATATGAGAGATTGAACCTAGGAGCAGTAAGTGTTCTAAAGTAGCGAAAATTTTTGGTGATGATTTTTGTGTCCTACTAGTAGAAGATACTCCATCTACCTTTGACTAAGCTATGAAGTCTGTAGATGCATCGTTTTGGAAAAAGGCTATTAATGTTGAGATGTAGTTTATTTTATAGAATCATACTTGGGAGTTGACTGATTTACCTTTAGGATGTAAGCCTATAGGTTGTAGATGGATCTTTAAGAAGAAGTTGAGACCTGATGGATCCGTAGATAGGTATAAGGCTAGATTAGTGGCATAAGGATTTGCACTAAAGCCTGGGGTAGatttttttgatgtttatgCTCCTGTTGCTAGAATTACTTCTATTAGAGTGTTGATTGCCTTGGCCTCTATCCATGATTTGATTGTTCACCAAATGGATATTAAGACAGCCTTTCTGAATGGTGATTTAGATGAAGACATTTATATAAAGCAACCAAAAGGCTTTATTGTTTCTGGGAATGAGAACAAAGTGTGCAAATTGAATCGATCTTTATATGGACTTAAGCAAAC
The sequence above is a segment of the Ananas comosus cultivar F153 unplaced genomic scaffold, ASM154086v1, whole genome shotgun sequence genome. Coding sequences within it:
- the LOC109705918 gene encoding proline-rich receptor-like protein kinase PERK9 — protein: MDPSPRSQLAAAGLPPARPVPSHAGQPPQTPWATGRRLPPANVPPPLVQAVQGEPKFPRPPLRRRPPRAPPLPSSGLQLLLQLERYYPPPQHATGSTEPEPGVFKTRRRLIFSPPAAACPCRPSARPPSASSGLRLSTAAPARPHRRRATRARMGTSQTRLAPTGVPRFAAAAGCPGRSRPPLLRPPKFLPPRMVELAGAVLPFL